In the Thauera sedimentorum genome, one interval contains:
- a CDS encoding c-type cytochrome, with amino-acid sequence MRASNPNTLFRMLPLALAASALLVGGPALAGGDPARGQEKSAVCAACHGPDGNSPSPEFPRIGGQHEDYLFQALRAYQLGTRKNPIMAAQVEALSRQDLRDLAAWYASQQGLYLKR; translated from the coding sequence ATGCGAGCGAGCAATCCGAACACCCTGTTCCGCATGCTGCCGCTGGCCCTGGCCGCCAGTGCACTGCTGGTGGGCGGGCCGGCGCTGGCGGGCGGCGACCCGGCCCGCGGGCAGGAGAAGTCCGCGGTGTGTGCCGCCTGCCACGGGCCGGACGGCAACAGCCCGTCGCCGGAATTTCCGCGCATCGGCGGGCAGCATGAGGACTACCTGTTCCAGGCCCTGCGCGCCTACCAGCTGGGCACCCGCAAGAATCCGATCATGGCCGCCCAGGTCGAGGCGCTCTCGCGCCAGGATCTGCGCGACCTGGCGGCCTGGTACGCCAGCCAGCAGGGCTTGTACCTCAAGCGCTGA
- a CDS encoding HD-GYP domain-containing protein: MLKRIPVKHLKPGMFIQELCGSWMEHPFWRSSFMLEDPADIRRITECGIHEVWIDTARGADVLEHPEQAVDKAESDAEVERELQRAASAPAMQRATMTEELARASQICARSKQAVVSMFNEARMGRAIQAADAMPLVDEISQSVARNPGALISLARLKTADDYTYMHSVAVCALMIALARQLGLPEEQVRQAGLAGLLHDLGKATIPLEILNKPGKLTDAEFEIVKSHPVQGHAMLREAAGADAVALDVCLHHHEKVDGTGYPHHLKADEISLFARMGAVCDVYDAITSNRPYKAGWDPAESIRRMVEWSKGHFDETVFQAFVRSVGIYPVGSLVRLESGRLGVVMDQGSKSLLKPRLRVFYSTRADAHIKPEVLDLARPGCTERIAGTEDPSRWHFKDLDRLWQAA; encoded by the coding sequence ATGTTGAAGCGCATACCCGTCAAGCATCTCAAGCCCGGCATGTTCATCCAGGAACTGTGCGGTTCGTGGATGGAGCATCCGTTCTGGCGCAGCTCCTTCATGCTCGAGGATCCGGCCGACATCCGCCGCATCACCGAATGCGGCATCCACGAAGTGTGGATCGACACCGCCCGTGGCGCGGACGTGCTGGAGCACCCGGAACAGGCGGTGGACAAGGCCGAGAGCGACGCCGAGGTGGAACGCGAGTTGCAGCGCGCGGCGTCGGCGCCCGCGATGCAGCGCGCCACGATGACCGAAGAGCTGGCCCGCGCCTCGCAGATCTGCGCCCGCTCCAAGCAGGCAGTGGTGTCGATGTTCAACGAGGCGCGCATGGGCCGGGCGATACAGGCCGCGGACGCGATGCCGCTGGTCGACGAGATTTCCCAGTCGGTGGCGCGCAATCCGGGCGCACTGATCAGCCTGGCGCGACTCAAGACCGCGGACGACTACACCTACATGCACTCGGTGGCGGTGTGCGCGCTGATGATCGCCCTGGCCCGGCAGCTCGGCCTGCCCGAGGAGCAGGTGCGCCAGGCCGGACTGGCCGGCCTCCTGCACGACCTGGGCAAGGCGACCATTCCGCTGGAGATCCTCAACAAGCCGGGCAAGCTCACCGACGCCGAGTTCGAGATCGTCAAGTCGCACCCTGTGCAGGGACACGCGATGCTGCGCGAGGCCGCCGGGGCCGACGCGGTGGCGCTGGACGTCTGCCTGCACCACCACGAAAAGGTCGACGGCACCGGCTATCCGCATCATCTCAAGGCCGACGAGATCAGCCTGTTCGCCAGGATGGGCGCGGTGTGCGACGTCTATGACGCGATCACCTCGAACCGGCCCTACAAGGCCGGCTGGGACCCGGCGGAATCGATCCGCCGGATGGTGGAATGGAGCAAGGGACACTTCGACGAGACCGTCTTCCAGGCCTTCGTGCGCAGCGTGGGCATCTATCCGGTGGGTTCGCTGGTACGGCTTGAATCCGGCCGCCTGGGGGTGGTGATGGACCAGGGCAGCAAGTCGCTGCTCAAGCCCAGGCTGCGCGTCTTCTACTCGACCCGCGCGGACGCCCACATCAAGCCGGAAGTGCTGGACCTCGCCCGCCCGGGCTGCACCGAGCGCATCGCCGGCACCGAGGACCCCTCGCGCTGGCACTTCAAGGATCTCGACCGGCTCTGGCAGGCCGCCTGA
- a CDS encoding M48 family metallopeptidase, translating to MDFFAAQDHARRTSRQLVGWFAAAVVAIVLVIYLALAFALGLGESPPPGAPPPSLWQPDLLLATAVVVGGFILLGSLYKIIALASGGGAAVAEALGGRLVARDSHDPLERRLINVVDEMAIAAGLPAPPVYILDAEQGINAFAAGSGTTEGVVAVTRGTLEALSRDELQGVIAHEFSHILNGDMRLNLRLMGVLHGILLLTIIGRILLRGARGSDKGAAPLLLMGLVLVVVGYIGVLFGKLIKAAVSRQREYLADAAAVQFTRNPSGIAGALKRIAGYGSEIRHPRAEEASHMFFGSGLALSRMFATHPPIEDRIRRIDPAFEPGEMPPPAPLPETTEYDDGSGMADGTPVAGLAGLAGPQRLSAEGFAATAGTVLPAHMDYARHLLAALPPALHDAAHRPGDAQALVFALLLSADAGIAHKQLDEVRAVQGPALADRSAALRAAVVTAGAALRLPLLDLALPALKELSGEAHRALLATTDALVRADGRVSLFEYALQRLLRVALQGRRSGLRPAALATPGRLKDDCGVLFSLLARAGHRTEFDVEAAFTRAAGLAPLDGPYPLLGAADIGPARIDAALERLAASSPPFRKRLLEACAAAVLHDGQVAPEEYELLRTVGEALDCPLPPLPPVSAD from the coding sequence ATGGATTTCTTCGCCGCGCAGGACCACGCCCGGCGCACCAGCCGCCAGCTGGTGGGCTGGTTCGCCGCGGCCGTGGTGGCGATCGTGCTGGTCATCTACCTGGCGCTCGCCTTCGCGCTCGGCCTGGGTGAGAGCCCGCCGCCGGGCGCGCCGCCGCCCTCGCTGTGGCAGCCCGACCTGCTCCTCGCCACCGCGGTGGTGGTCGGCGGCTTCATCCTGCTCGGTTCGCTGTACAAGATCATCGCGCTCGCCAGCGGCGGCGGCGCGGCGGTGGCCGAAGCGCTGGGCGGGCGGCTGGTGGCCCGCGACAGCCACGACCCGCTGGAGCGCCGCCTGATCAACGTGGTGGACGAGATGGCGATTGCCGCCGGCCTGCCGGCGCCGCCGGTCTACATCCTCGACGCCGAACAGGGCATCAACGCCTTCGCCGCGGGCAGCGGCACCACCGAGGGGGTGGTCGCGGTCACCCGCGGCACGCTGGAGGCGCTGTCGCGCGACGAGCTGCAGGGCGTGATCGCGCACGAGTTCAGCCACATCCTCAACGGCGACATGCGCCTCAACCTGCGCCTGATGGGCGTGCTGCACGGCATCCTGCTGCTCACCATCATCGGCCGCATCCTGCTGCGCGGCGCACGCGGCTCGGACAAGGGCGCCGCACCGCTGCTGCTGATGGGTCTGGTGCTGGTGGTGGTCGGCTACATCGGCGTGCTGTTCGGCAAGCTCATCAAGGCGGCGGTCTCGCGCCAGCGCGAATATCTCGCCGACGCCGCGGCGGTGCAGTTCACCCGCAATCCGTCCGGGATCGCCGGGGCGCTCAAGCGCATCGCCGGCTACGGCTCGGAGATCCGCCATCCGCGCGCGGAGGAAGCGAGCCACATGTTCTTCGGCAGCGGGCTGGCGCTGTCGCGCATGTTCGCCACCCATCCACCGATCGAGGACCGCATCCGCCGCATCGACCCGGCCTTCGAGCCCGGCGAGATGCCGCCCCCCGCCCCCCTTCCAGAGACCACCGAGTACGACGACGGCTCGGGCATGGCGGACGGAACGCCCGTTGCCGGGCTCGCCGGCCTTGCCGGTCCGCAGCGGCTGTCGGCGGAGGGCTTCGCGGCCACGGCCGGCACGGTCCTGCCCGCGCACATGGACTACGCCCGCCATCTGCTCGCCGCGCTGCCGCCGGCCCTGCACGACGCCGCTCACCGCCCCGGCGACGCCCAGGCGCTGGTATTCGCATTGCTGCTGTCGGCCGACGCCGGCATCGCGCACAAGCAGCTCGACGAGGTGCGCGCGGTGCAGGGTCCGGCCCTTGCCGACCGCAGCGCGGCCTTGCGGGCCGCGGTCGTGACGGCCGGCGCAGCCCTGCGCCTGCCTCTGCTGGATCTTGCCCTGCCGGCGCTTAAGGAGCTGTCCGGCGAAGCCCACCGCGCCCTGCTCGCCACCACCGACGCACTGGTGCGTGCCGACGGCCGGGTGTCGCTGTTCGAATACGCGCTGCAGCGTCTGCTGCGCGTGGCGCTGCAGGGACGCCGCAGCGGGCTGCGTCCTGCCGCCCTGGCCACACCGGGCCGCCTGAAGGACGATTGCGGCGTGCTGTTCAGCCTGCTGGCACGCGCCGGGCACCGGACCGAGTTCGATGTCGAGGCAGCCTTCACCCGCGCTGCCGGCCTTGCCCCGCTGGACGGCCCCTACCCCCTGCTGGGCGCCGCGGACATTGGCCCGGCCCGCATCGACGCAGCGCTCGAGCGCCTCGCCGCCAGCTCGCCGCCGTTCCGCAAGCGCCTGCTGGAAGCCTGCGCCGCCGCCGTGCTGCACGACGGGCAGGTCGCGCCGGAAGAGTACGAACTGCTGCGCACGGTCGGCGAGGCGCTGGACTGCCCGCTACCGCCGCTGCCGCCGGTCTCCGCAGACTGA
- a CDS encoding AAA family ATPase → MRFEGTQDYVATPDLMLAVNAAITLQRPLLIKGEPGTGKTMLAEEVARALGLPLLQWHIKSTTKAQQGLYEYDAVSRLRDSQLGDDRVKDIANYIVKGVLWQAFEADTPTVVLIDEIDKADIEFPNDLLRELDRMEFHVYETRQTVRARHRPLVFITSNNEKELPDAFLRRCFFHYIKFPDRDTMQAIVDVHFPGLKKTLLAEALEVFFGLREVPGLKKKPSTSELLDWLKLLMAEDIPPEALKSRDNKEVVPPLAGALLKNEQDLHLFERLVYMARQNR, encoded by the coding sequence ATGCGTTTCGAAGGCACCCAGGACTACGTCGCCACCCCCGACCTGATGCTGGCGGTCAATGCCGCCATCACCCTGCAGCGCCCCCTGCTGATCAAGGGCGAACCGGGCACCGGCAAGACCATGCTGGCGGAGGAGGTCGCGCGCGCCCTCGGCCTGCCGCTGCTGCAGTGGCATATCAAGTCCACCACCAAGGCCCAGCAGGGTCTCTACGAGTACGATGCGGTGTCCCGCCTGCGCGATTCGCAACTGGGCGACGACCGCGTCAAGGACATCGCCAACTACATCGTCAAGGGCGTGCTGTGGCAGGCCTTCGAGGCCGACACCCCGACCGTGGTGCTGATCGACGAGATCGACAAGGCCGACATCGAGTTTCCCAACGACCTGCTGCGCGAGCTCGACCGCATGGAGTTCCATGTGTACGAGACCCGCCAGACGGTGCGCGCGCGCCACCGCCCGCTGGTGTTCATCACCTCCAACAACGAGAAGGAGCTGCCGGACGCCTTCCTGCGGCGCTGCTTCTTCCACTACATCAAGTTCCCCGACCGCGACACCATGCAGGCCATCGTGGACGTGCACTTCCCCGGCCTCAAGAAGACCCTGCTCGCCGAGGCGCTGGAGGTGTTCTTCGGCCTGCGCGAGGTGCCCGGACTGAAGAAGAAGCCGTCCACCTCGGAACTGCTCGACTGGCTGAAGCTGCTGATGGCCGAGGACATCCCGCCCGAGGCGCTGAAGAGCCGCGACAACAAGGAGGTCGTACCGCCGCTGGCCGGCGCGCTGCTGAAAAACGAGCAGGACCTGCACCTCTTCGAGCGGCTGGTGTACATGGCGCGCCAAAACCGTTGA
- a CDS encoding c-type cytochrome, protein MQGRSFILASVLAIAAGTALADSGPPKGDAEAARSKISMCIGCHGIPGYRTTFPDVYPVPKLGGQHPEYIVRALQAYKDGERSHPTMRGIAESLSEQDMADLAAYYGTAR, encoded by the coding sequence ATGCAGGGACGGAGCTTCATTCTTGCAAGCGTGCTGGCCATCGCCGCCGGCACCGCCCTGGCGGACAGCGGCCCGCCCAAGGGCGACGCGGAAGCGGCCCGCAGCAAGATTTCCATGTGCATCGGCTGCCACGGCATTCCCGGCTACCGCACCACCTTTCCCGATGTCTATCCGGTGCCCAAGCTAGGCGGGCAACACCCGGAGTACATCGTCCGCGCGCTGCAGGCCTACAAGGACGGCGAGCGCAGCCATCCCACCATGCGCGGCATCGCCGAGAGCCTGAGCGAGCAGGACATGGCCGACCTCGCCGCGTACTACGGCACTGCAAGGTAG
- a CDS encoding DUF1841 family protein, whose protein sequence is MFNPSREQVRNFFIEAWRKQRAAEPLTALESMAVDIIGLHPEYHRVLEDPEAVGREFSPDDGQVNPFLHLSLHLAIEEQLSIDQPPGIRAAVATLQLRRGDRHAALHEVLECLGETVFNAQRNNAPPDGAAYLECLRRRAGAPA, encoded by the coding sequence ATGTTCAATCCCTCGCGCGAGCAGGTGCGCAACTTCTTCATCGAGGCCTGGCGCAAGCAGCGCGCCGCCGAGCCGCTGACCGCGCTGGAATCGATGGCGGTCGACATCATCGGCCTGCACCCGGAGTACCACCGCGTGCTGGAAGACCCGGAGGCGGTCGGCCGCGAGTTCAGCCCGGACGACGGGCAGGTCAATCCCTTCCTGCACCTGTCGCTGCACCTGGCGATCGAGGAACAGCTCTCCATCGACCAGCCGCCCGGCATCCGCGCCGCGGTAGCCACCCTGCAACTGCGCCGCGGCGACCGCCACGCCGCCCTGCACGAGGTGCTGGAATGCCTGGGCGAAACGGTGTTCAACGCCCAGCGCAACAACGCCCCGCCGGACGGCGCAGCCTACCTGGAATGTCTGCGCCGGCGCGCGGGTGCGCCGGCCTAG
- a CDS encoding LemA family protein: MSTSWIVIAILVVLVGYLVVIYNGLVALRNRVKNAFSQIDVQLQRRYDLIPNLVETAKGYMQHERDTLEAVIQARNQAQSAARRAEGDPGDAAAMQALMGAENVLGGALGRFFALAEAYPDLKANQNMAQLQEELASTENRIAFSRQAYNDAVTTYNIKREQFPDSLVANNFGFKPAEQWTMEDTAARQPVKVSFN; the protein is encoded by the coding sequence ATGTCCACCTCCTGGATCGTCATCGCCATTCTCGTCGTCCTCGTCGGCTACCTCGTCGTCATCTACAACGGCCTGGTCGCCCTGCGCAACCGCGTCAAGAACGCCTTCTCGCAGATCGACGTGCAGTTGCAGCGCCGCTACGACCTGATTCCCAACCTGGTGGAGACCGCCAAGGGCTACATGCAGCACGAGCGCGACACCCTGGAAGCGGTCATCCAGGCGCGCAACCAGGCCCAGTCCGCCGCCCGCCGCGCCGAGGGCGACCCGGGCGATGCTGCGGCGATGCAGGCCCTGATGGGCGCCGAAAACGTCCTGGGCGGCGCGCTCGGCCGCTTCTTCGCCCTGGCCGAAGCCTACCCGGACCTCAAGGCCAACCAGAACATGGCGCAGTTGCAGGAAGAGCTGGCCTCCACCGAGAACCGCATCGCCTTCTCCCGCCAGGCCTACAACGACGCGGTGACCACCTACAACATCAAGCGCGAGCAGTTCCCCGACTCGCTGGTGGCCAACAACTTCGGCTTCAAGCCGGCCGAGCAATGGACCATGGAAGACACCGCGGCGCGCCAGCCGGTGAAGGTGAGCTTCAACTAG
- a CDS encoding TMEM165/GDT1 family protein, translated as MDAFLVSTGIVALAEIGDKTQLLSFVLAARFRKPWPIIAGILVATLANHAFAAAVGAWVTTVLGPDVLRWVLGLSFVAMALWIMVPDKLDEEEVRPLRFGVFGTTLVAFFLAEMGDKTQVATVALAAQYGDFAMVVAGTTLGMMIANVPAVLVGGRLAERLPVRLVHGIAALIFLVLGVAALLGFGG; from the coding sequence ATGGACGCCTTCCTCGTATCCACCGGCATCGTCGCGCTCGCCGAGATCGGCGACAAGACCCAATTGCTGTCCTTCGTGCTGGCGGCGCGCTTCCGCAAGCCCTGGCCCATCATTGCCGGCATCCTCGTTGCCACGCTCGCCAACCACGCCTTTGCCGCGGCGGTCGGCGCCTGGGTGACCACCGTCCTCGGGCCCGACGTGCTGCGCTGGGTGCTGGGCCTGTCCTTCGTCGCCATGGCGCTGTGGATCATGGTGCCCGACAAGCTGGACGAGGAAGAGGTGCGTCCGCTGCGCTTCGGTGTGTTCGGCACCACCCTGGTGGCCTTCTTCCTCGCCGAGATGGGCGACAAGACCCAGGTGGCCACGGTTGCGCTGGCGGCGCAGTACGGGGATTTCGCCATGGTGGTGGCCGGCACCACGCTGGGCATGATGATCGCCAACGTGCCGGCGGTGCTGGTCGGCGGGCGGCTGGCCGAGCGGCTTCCGGTGCGCCTGGTGCACGGCATCGCCGCGCTCATCTTTCTGGTCCTGGGCGTGGCCGCCTTGCTGGGTTTCGGTGGCTGA
- a CDS encoding vWA domain-containing protein yields MLIDFFLHLKAHRLPVSTREYLTLLEGLRARVCGHDMEAFYHFARACLVKDETLYDRFDQAFGEYFKGVSEIPGLEAELPEEWLRAMMKKHLSPEEQARLEKLGWDKLMAEFRKRLKEQKGRHQGGSKWIGTGGSSPFGNNGTHPEGIRVGGESAGKRTAVKVWEKREFRNLDDSVELGTRNIKVALRRLRRFAREGAAEELDLDGTIAATAKNAGWLDLLMRPERHNAVKVLLFLDVGGSMDDHVQVCEELFSACRSEFKHLEYYYFHNCVYESVWRDSTRRHHERTPLIDVIHRYGPDYKLIFVGDATMSPYEILHQHGSIEHMNTEPGAAWLRRLLDAYPAAAWLNPEPERLWPYRKSINIIRQLVGERMFPLTLAGLERAITQLSRRH; encoded by the coding sequence ATGCTGATCGACTTCTTCCTGCACCTCAAGGCACACAGGCTGCCGGTGTCGACGCGCGAGTACCTGACCCTGCTGGAAGGCCTGCGCGCGCGCGTGTGTGGGCACGACATGGAGGCCTTCTACCACTTCGCGCGCGCCTGCCTGGTGAAGGACGAGACCCTCTACGACCGCTTCGACCAGGCTTTCGGCGAGTACTTCAAGGGGGTCAGCGAGATCCCCGGCCTGGAGGCCGAGCTGCCGGAAGAATGGCTGCGCGCGATGATGAAGAAGCACCTCAGCCCCGAGGAGCAGGCACGCCTGGAGAAGCTCGGCTGGGACAAGCTGATGGCGGAGTTCCGCAAGCGCCTGAAAGAGCAGAAAGGCCGCCACCAGGGTGGCAGCAAATGGATCGGCACCGGCGGCTCCTCGCCTTTCGGCAACAACGGCACCCACCCGGAGGGCATCCGGGTCGGCGGCGAGTCGGCGGGCAAGCGCACGGCGGTGAAGGTGTGGGAGAAACGCGAGTTCCGCAACCTGGACGACAGCGTGGAGCTGGGCACGCGCAACATCAAGGTGGCGCTGCGCCGCCTGCGCCGCTTCGCACGCGAAGGCGCGGCCGAGGAACTGGACCTGGACGGCACCATCGCGGCCACCGCGAAGAACGCCGGCTGGCTGGATCTGCTGATGCGCCCCGAGCGCCACAACGCGGTCAAGGTGCTGCTCTTCCTGGACGTGGGCGGCTCGATGGACGACCACGTCCAGGTGTGCGAGGAGTTGTTCTCCGCCTGCCGCAGCGAGTTCAAGCACCTGGAGTACTACTACTTCCACAACTGCGTGTACGAGAGCGTGTGGCGCGACAGCACCCGCCGGCACCACGAGCGCACCCCGCTGATCGACGTGATCCACCGCTACGGGCCGGACTACAAGCTGATCTTCGTCGGCGACGCCACCATGAGCCCCTACGAGATCCTGCACCAGCACGGCTCCATCGAACACATGAATACCGAACCGGGCGCGGCCTGGCTGCGGCGCCTGCTCGACGCCTACCCGGCGGCAGCCTGGCTCAACCCGGAGCCGGAGCGCCTGTGGCCCTACCGCAAATCCATCAACATCATCCGCCAGCTGGTCGGCGAGCGCATGTTCCCGCTCACCCTGGCCGGCCTGGAACGCGCCATCACACAACTCAGCCGTCGTCACTGA
- a CDS encoding MBL fold metallo-hydrolase — protein sequence MAVELYNDGKHACLAFYDLVHEEAEYAVQSNQFLVVDGEHGALIDPGGNMTYNGLLMGMQRFFPIRNLDYILASHPDPDIIASLNKWMVTTNARVLISKLWTRFLPHFTTGRDYSARTIGIPDEGMLIPLGNCKLKALPGHFLHSEGNFQFYDPVSRILFSGDLGASLVDHGHAAEPVQDFDQHLPLMEGFHRRYMVSNKICRLWANMARGLDIEMIVPQHGARFVGKEMVGRFIDWVERLECGVDLMTEKNYRAP from the coding sequence ATGGCAGTCGAACTCTACAACGATGGCAAGCACGCGTGCCTGGCGTTCTACGACCTGGTGCACGAGGAAGCGGAATATGCGGTCCAGTCCAACCAGTTCCTGGTGGTGGACGGCGAACACGGCGCACTGATCGATCCCGGCGGCAACATGACCTACAACGGTCTGCTGATGGGCATGCAGCGTTTCTTCCCGATCCGCAATCTCGACTACATCCTCGCCTCCCATCCCGACCCGGACATCATCGCCTCGCTGAACAAGTGGATGGTCACCACCAACGCCCGGGTGCTGATCTCCAAGCTGTGGACGCGTTTCCTGCCGCATTTCACCACCGGACGCGACTATTCCGCGCGTACCATCGGCATCCCCGACGAGGGCATGCTGATCCCCTTGGGCAACTGCAAGCTCAAGGCCCTGCCGGGCCACTTCCTGCATTCGGAAGGCAACTTCCAGTTCTACGATCCGGTCTCGCGCATCCTGTTCTCGGGCGACCTCGGCGCCTCGCTGGTCGATCACGGCCACGCCGCCGAGCCGGTGCAGGACTTCGATCAGCACCTGCCGCTGATGGAGGGCTTCCACCGCCGCTACATGGTGTCCAACAAGATCTGCCGCCTGTGGGCGAACATGGCGCGCGGCCTGGACATCGAGATGATCGTGCCGCAGCACGGCGCGCGCTTCGTCGGCAAGGAGATGGTCGGCCGCTTCATCGACTGGGTCGAACGCCTGGAGTGCGGCGTGGACCTGATGACCGAGAAGAACTACCGGGCGCCCTGA
- a CDS encoding MarR family winged helix-turn-helix transcriptional regulator encodes MATQSSLKKNPSPKSGVTPLSVLQRFRVLIRTAQRHSQWIERQSGVTGAQLWAMQELVEVPGLRVGELANRMALHQSTASNMVDRLETAGFIRKERTSADQRVVRLYLTDKGSELLARAPSPARGVLPEALRKLDEESLQRLQNELDGLLLQIKNMDEGFGMQPLPFTE; translated from the coding sequence ATGGCCACACAGTCTTCCTTGAAAAAGAACCCCTCCCCCAAGTCCGGAGTGACGCCCTTGTCGGTGTTGCAGCGTTTTCGGGTGCTGATCCGTACGGCGCAGCGGCACTCGCAATGGATAGAGCGTCAGAGCGGCGTCACCGGCGCACAGCTGTGGGCCATGCAGGAGCTCGTGGAGGTTCCGGGCCTGCGCGTCGGCGAACTGGCCAACCGCATGGCGCTGCACCAGTCGACAGCGTCGAACATGGTGGACCGTCTGGAAACGGCGGGCTTCATCCGCAAGGAACGCACCAGCGCGGACCAGCGGGTAGTGCGCCTCTACCTTACCGACAAGGGGTCCGAGCTGCTGGCGCGCGCGCCGTCGCCGGCCCGCGGCGTGTTGCCGGAAGCGCTGCGCAAGCTCGACGAGGAATCGCTGCAGCGCCTGCAGAACGAGCTCGACGGCCTGCTGCTGCAGATCAAGAACATGGACGAAGGCTTCGGCATGCAGCCGCTGCCCTTCACCGAATAG
- a CDS encoding chloride channel protein translates to MEPPPPTPDRDGPLARASDRALRKLARGGRRYALPWLSIRRWMIRLQFVGAALLAGLIAILFAIGAELAIGTHAGIMAELPWLTLIVAPAGFALMAWISRTWFPGAQGSGIPQAIAAIESDDGQVRKKLLSMRLAIAKVFLTLGGLLSGASIGREGPSVQIGASVMSLIAGKKTRRIANSRDLMIAGGGAGVAAAFNTPLGGIMFAIEELCRFHPFRANSTTLIAVIFAGLMSLAVLGNYTYFGRTPAAIDWPDSVWPILLCGAIGGLLGGGFSRLLVASSRGLPGRLGELSNNRPVAFAALCGLGTALIGLATGGLTYGTGYAESKAALEGAAQLPVYFLVAKMAVIWLAFLSRIPGGVFAPALAVGAGMGANIGLMLPPEHGSAILVLGMVGFLAGVTQTPITSFVIVMEMTANHQMLLPLMATAVVAHAFSKTVAQTPLYHALAYPTLRKVEAEVRSRHHAHAAAGGAVHTVPLDTPPPEVPASAPTETHTDQPPPR, encoded by the coding sequence ATGGAGCCTCCCCCACCCACGCCGGACCGCGACGGCCCGCTCGCGCGCGCGTCCGACCGGGCATTGCGCAAACTCGCCCGCGGCGGTCGCCGCTACGCCCTGCCCTGGCTGTCGATCCGCCGCTGGATGATCCGCCTGCAGTTCGTCGGCGCGGCCCTGCTCGCCGGCCTGATCGCCATCCTGTTCGCCATCGGCGCCGAGCTGGCCATCGGCACTCATGCGGGGATCATGGCGGAGCTGCCCTGGCTCACGCTCATCGTCGCTCCCGCCGGCTTCGCGCTGATGGCGTGGATCTCGCGCACCTGGTTCCCCGGCGCGCAGGGTAGCGGCATCCCGCAGGCCATTGCCGCGATCGAGTCCGACGACGGCCAGGTGCGCAAGAAGCTGCTGTCGATGCGCCTGGCCATCGCCAAGGTCTTCCTCACCCTGGGCGGCCTGCTGTCGGGCGCCTCCATCGGCCGCGAGGGCCCTTCGGTGCAGATCGGCGCCTCGGTGATGAGCCTGATCGCCGGCAAGAAGACCCGCCGCATCGCCAACAGCCGCGACCTGATGATCGCCGGCGGCGGTGCGGGGGTGGCGGCCGCGTTCAACACCCCGCTGGGCGGCATCATGTTCGCCATCGAGGAGTTGTGCCGCTTCCACCCTTTCCGGGCCAACAGCACCACGCTGATCGCGGTGATTTTCGCCGGCCTGATGTCGCTGGCCGTGCTGGGCAATTACACCTATTTCGGCCGTACCCCCGCGGCCATCGACTGGCCCGACAGCGTGTGGCCCATCCTGCTGTGCGGGGCCATCGGCGGGCTGCTGGGCGGCGGCTTCTCGCGCCTGCTGGTGGCCTCCAGCCGCGGCCTGCCGGGCAGGCTCGGTGAGCTGTCGAACAACCGCCCGGTCGCCTTCGCCGCCCTGTGCGGCCTGGGCACCGCGCTGATCGGCCTGGCCACCGGCGGGCTGACCTACGGCACCGGCTACGCGGAATCCAAGGCCGCCCTGGAGGGCGCCGCGCAGCTGCCGGTGTACTTCCTGGTCGCCAAGATGGCGGTGATCTGGCTCGCCTTCCTGTCGCGCATCCCCGGCGGCGTGTTCGCCCCGGCACTGGCGGTGGGCGCAGGCATGGGGGCGAACATCGGCCTCATGCTGCCGCCGGAACACGGCTCGGCCATCCTCGTGCTCGGCATGGTCGGCTTCCTCGCCGGCGTCACCCAGACGCCGATCACCTCCTTCGTCATCGTCATGGAGATGACCGCCAACCATCAGATGCTGCTGCCGCTGATGGCCACCGCGGTGGTGGCGCACGCCTTCTCCAAGACCGTGGCGCAGACCCCGCTCTACCATGCGCTGGCCTACCCCACCCTGCGCAAGGTCGAGGCCGAGGTGCGCAGCCGCCACCACGCGCACGCCGCCGCAGGCGGCGCGGTGCACACGGTGCCGCTCGACACGCCGCCCCCCGAGGTCCCGGCAAGCGCACCGACCGAAACGCATACCGATCAGCCGCCGCCCCGCTAG